In a single window of the Nicotiana tomentosiformis chromosome 8, ASM39032v3, whole genome shotgun sequence genome:
- the LOC138897177 gene encoding uncharacterized protein → MGSLHRGTSGPDSLEDSVAPYLGEEDTYCPPAIQGPSSGYSGHQGQTSCQQSTVLRGCFECGDLGHVKRFCPRLWGKAEQQDYQPMITTPAAAPAVWPPRGEGQVGRGCPKCGGQSNGILAIFYVFLARPDSMITGIISVCGRDVTILFDPGSTYSYVSTPFAHFLGVPRESLGIPLYVSTPMGDSVVVDHIYRSCIVTFCGYETRADLLLLDMINFEVILGIEWLSPCHDVLDCHAKTITLAIPELPRLEWKGSCVSASSWVISFLKSRHMVEKGCLAYLAYVRDTAAETPTINSVPMVREFSDVFPSNLPGMPLDRDIYF, encoded by the exons ATGGGGAGTTTGCACCGAGGGACAAGCGGCCCTGATagtttggaggattcagtggCGCCCTACCTAGgggaagag GATACTTACTGcccgccagctattcagggtccctccagtgggtattcaggccatcagggtcagacttcatgtcagcagtccaccgttctgagaggttgtttcgagtgcggggatcttggccacgtgaagaggttttgtccccgACTTTGGGGAAAGGCCGAGCAGCAGGACTATCAGCCCATGATTACCACGCCAGCTGCTGCACCAGCCGTCTGGCCGCCCAGAGGCGAAGGTCAGGTGGGTAGGGGCTGTCCTAAATGTGGAGGCCAGTCAAATGGCATTCTAGCCATATTCTATGTCTTCCTAGCCAGACCAGATTCCATGATCACAGGCATTATTTCTGTATGCGGTAGGGATGTTAcgatattatttgatccagggtctacatattcatatgtttcaactccgtttgctcattttctgggtgTTCCTCGCGAGTCCTTGGGTATTCCTTTATATGTGTCCACACcaatgggcgattctgttgttgtggatcataTTTACCGGTCTTGTAtcgtgactttctgtggttatgaaactagagcggatcttttgttgctcgatatgatcaactttgaggtcatcctgggtaTAGAGTGGTTGTCTCCGTGTCATGAtgtccttgattgccatgccaagactattaccttggcgataccagagttgcctagattggagtggaagggttcatgtGTCAGTGCATCTAGTTGGGTTATCTCTTTCCTAAAGagtcgacacatggtcgagaagggttgtttagcttatctagcttatgttcgggatactgctgcagagactccgacgatTAATTCAGTGCCCATGgtgcgggagttctccgatgtgtttccttctaatcTCCCAGGCATGCCACTAGATCGTGATATATATTTCTGA